One genomic window of Mercenaria mercenaria strain notata chromosome 2, MADL_Memer_1, whole genome shotgun sequence includes the following:
- the LOC123564432 gene encoding prestalk protein-like: MIVVKLFVLGYIGLFYFAQAERCFHCTDVADPSNCTKIETCGPDQTCSIRQFVTAVGDVMYSSGCLDKTKCGTLGNILGKRDISERGTDVTTCYECCDQDFCNNQGCGTTAISRDKRGPYCFTCDASLDPQACTDINICKETEECIVFVSTDLSSSSQVVYTSMCESNAACTAFSHIGISGSCPPVCCNQDFCNDKCSLGVMTTSPPVVCDTSAGYQLLQDGNTSLCVHTYTNHEDWYNARATCIAAGGDLVILDTNDKAVLMRNTILNDIHHNHQEGYWIGARDFDLNDTFLWINSQKVDTSEADWHPGQPNHHDGGHDQNCAVMWRGSHSHSENYQWHDDFCDKPLGFICEQS, translated from the exons ATGATCGTTGTTAAGCTATTTGTTCTTGGTTATATTGGCTTGTTCTATTTTG CACAAGCGGAGCGGTGCTTTCATTGTACAGATGTAGCGGACCCAAGTAACTGTACCAAAATTGAAACATGCGGACCAGATCAG ACTTGCTCCATCAGACAGTTTGTGACAGCTGTTGGCGATGTAATGTACAGCTCTGGATGTCTTGATAAAACG AAATGTGGAACACTTGGCAATATACTCGGAAAGAGAGATATATCTGAGAGAGGTACTGATGTAACAACATGCTATGAATGTTGCGATCAAGATTTCTGTAACAATCAAGGATGTGGTACAACAG CAATATCACGTGATAAGAGAGGACCATATTGTTTCACGTGCGATGCCAGCCTGGACCCTCAAGCTTGCACTGACATTAACATTTGTAAAGAAACTGAG GAGTGCATTGTATTTGTGTCTACAGATTTGAGCAGTTCTTCGCAAGTTGTATACACAAGCATGTGTGAGTCTAATGCG GCATGTACGGCATTCTCTCATATCGGCATAAGTGGTAGTTGTCCGCCAGTTTGCTGTAATCAAGACTTTTGTAATGACAAGTGTAGCCTAGGTGTAATGACGACTAGCCCACCGG TTGTTTGTGATACTTCTGCCGGATACCAACTGCTACAAGACGGAAACACATCACTGTGTGTCCATACTTATACAAATCACGAAGATTGGTACAATGCACGAGCCACATGCATAGCTGCTGGGGGTGACCTTGTTATTCTAGACACGAACGACAAAGCTGTCCTAATGAGAAACACCATACTGAATGATATACATC ATAACCACCAGGAAGGATATTGGATTGGTGCACGTGACTTTGACCTCAACGATACTTTTCTCTGGATAAACAGCCAAAAAGTTGATACATCCGAAGCAGATTGGCACCCGGGCCAGCCAAACCATCATGACGGAGGCCATGACCAAAACTGTGCAGTCATGTGGAGGGGTAGTCATAGTCATTCAGAGAACTATCAGTGGCATGATGATTTTTGTGATAAACCATTGGGTTTCATTTGTGAACAGTCATGA